From the Chryseobacterium fluminis genome, the window ATAAGAGCCATGAATAAAAGATGCTGCAATTAGAAACAAAAACTTTTTCATTAAAACACTTTAAATTATTTAAATAAAAATAAAGATTTATTTTATGCAATTCAGCTGCCATGAAGAATATAATTCTACTATTTAAATAAATGAGTTAAAAATAATATTACGAAATTAATAAATATAAGCCTATAAAATTGAAATATACATTAAATATATTGTTTTTATTTGAAATTAAATATTAAATTTGAGCTAATTTTTAAACAAAACAATTATGATGAAAAAACTTTTTGCCGAGTTCTTCGGTACATTCTGGCTTGTCTTCGGAGGTTGCGGCAGCGCCATCTTCGCCTCACAAATTGCCCCTTCATCCGGAGGACAGCTGGGGATCCTTCTTGTAGGTGTTGCTTTGGCATTCGGTCTTACCGTTTTAACGATGGCTTATGCCGTAGGGCACATTTCAGGAGGGCATTTCAACCCTGCTGTTTCATTCGGATTACTTGCCGGAGGAAGATTTACCGCTAAAGACCTTATTCCTTACATTGCTGCTCAATGTTTAGGTGCTGTCGCATCTGCAGGAGCACTATATATGATTCTGAGCGGTTCCGGTACACCGGATTTTTCAGCCCCGGGTGCTTTTGCCTCCAATTTTTACGGTGATGCCGTGTATTTTGGAAAAAGTTATTCGATGCAAGCTGCATTTTTGGCTGAATTTTTACTGACTGCTTTTTTCCTGATCATTATTATGGGAGCCACAGATAGATTCGCAGAGGGAAAATTTGCAGGAATTGCCATCGGACTGGCCTTAACATTAATTCATTTAATTTCAATCCCGATTACCAATACTTCCGTAAATCCTGCCAGATCCCTTTCTCAGGCAGTTTTTGCAGGTGAACATGCCATGTCACAACTTTGGCTGTTTTGGGCAGCACCGATTTTAGGCGCCGTATTCGGAGGATTAACTTACAGACTGTTATTGCAAACCCATACTGCAGTACCAGCCGGAGAATAAAAAAACATAAACTACATCATGCAATACCCCTGAAAAGCACAGGTCTTTTTAGGGGTATTTTATTTTTTCTTCTTTATTTCAAAAGGATTTTTAAAGATCAGTTCTTCATGCCTTCCTTTTATTTCCATTTTTCTCTGTAATAAATTCAATGCCATTTTTCTGAGAAAAAGATCTTTATCATTCAGCTTCCAGTAAGAGTCTTCATGCACTCTTCCGGGTTTTCGGACAGAATAAAATTCGGTTTCCCAGGAATCGACATTATGATAAAATTCGATAATTCCGCAATGTTCGGGAATTAAAGAGTGATCTACCATTCCCATGGGCAGCAAGAAACTGAAAGCATTGCAGATATAATCTCCACAGGAGATCTTGTCATGTTTCAGAAACTTTTCACCCGTTTTCGTATTGATATAAGATTTTTTGAAATCATTTTTAAAATCGCTTTTTGAAAGCTTGATTTCAATTTCATGACTGAAACCTTCCGAATCAATGATCAGAATATCGGCCTCCCAATCAGCCTGAAAGTGATTGGACAGAATGATTTCTTTTTCGAAATCACAATGATAGTGGATGAATGCATGAACTAATTCTTCAATTTTCAACTTCATAACCTTAAATTTTGAATGTAACGATGTTAAGAAACCAGCAGACTGCAGCCTCTGATATCCGAGTGGTCTATTCTTCCTAAAACCTGAAATTTATCCCCAACTATCTTTCCCAAATCCTGAGTGGCAATAAATGAACACGAATGAATGTTTGCAAGGTCTATGATATTGATAGCACCCGTCCTGCCTTCTGTTTCATAATTAAACGGATCTTCTGCATTTCTGATCAGAATTTTCATCCACCCCGGGCATTGATATTCGTTGTTTCCTAAAGAATATGCCTGAGAGAGAAGTTCTGTCATCGAATATTCCGAATAAATTTTATCGGTCTTAAAACCTTCCTGCAAAGTTTTCAACAGTTCATCTTTGGTCATTTCTTCTTTTCGCCCCTTCATTCCGCCGGTTTCAATGACTATCAAATGATCCGAAAATTTCAGAACATCATCCTTTCTTTCAGCATCACAAAAGTCTAAAAAATCGAGCAGGGCAAAAGAAACCCCGAAGAGGATAATCTTTTTATCGCCCAAAGTGTTTAATAACTCTAATAAATCCGAGTGATTGTAAAGAAAATATCCGTTCTCGGGCCTGGAAGATTTTTTCATTAAATAATCTACCATATAGATTAAGGAAGAATTCTGTTTTTCCAGATAGCTCGGGAGCAGGCCCAGAAAAATAAAATCTTCGGGCTTACCGATAAAACAGTCAAAACTTTTATAAATACTCTCCTGATAGATTTTTTCGTCGGCTATAAAATGTTTCGACAAATTCATCTGTGTGGTTCCGGAACTTTGAAAAAACAGGTCTGTCGTCACATTTTTATCCAAAACCTGATGATTTTTAAACATCTCAATGGGCAAAAAAGGAATTTTGCTTACTTCGTGGATATCAGCAGGATTAATTTTTAAAAAATCTACAAATTTCCTGTACACCTCAATATTTTCGTATTGAAAACGAAATGTTTCCAGGCAGGCTTCTATAAATTCCTGTTCCGTACGTATGTTAAATATACTTTTCAATGGTCTCTAAAATTATTTTCATGCTGTTTTTATTGTCTCAAAATGAGCATGATATTATTCAACAACAGTCTTTTAATACTTTTTTAATATGGGATTAAAAATTTTGGTCGAATTCTTGCTGTTATAATTGCGGAATATGGATTAAAAACAGAATGAGGTCAAACTCATTCGAAAGTTACCTCTTTTAAGGGGTAACTTTTTTTTGTGGTTTCGTCAAACGTTTTTAATTCAAAATCTTTTTCAAAAACACCATAGGTAAAATACGAAATCCAGTCTCCCAGATTAATATATTTAGCCTTGTTATCCAGATCTAAAACCATCGGAAGATGCCTGTGTCCATAGATGAAATAATCGATCTTCTGTGTCTTCAGCTTTTCCCTGGAATAAATGATCAGAAATTCTTTATCTTCTCCTAAAAATTCTTTATCCTCATCACCGGAAATCATTTTGTTTTTCTGTGACATATAGAGGGCGATTTTCATGGCAATATCAGGATGAAGCCATTTGAAAAACCATTGAGCAACAGGATTGGTAAAGACTTTTTTCATTCTCTTATATCCTTTGTCTCCGGGTCCCAGACCATCACCGTGAGCCAGTAAAAACTGTTTCCCGCCCATTTCAAAATATTGTTTTTTATAAAAAACCGTACATCCGATCTCCTCTTCAAGATAATCTTTCATCCACAGATCATGATTTCCAACGAAAAAATAAATATGGATTCCGCGGTCTTTGAGTTCGGCAATTTTCCCTAAAACCCGGACATATCCTTTGGGAATCACATGCTTCCATTCATGCCAGAAATCAAACAGATCACCCATTAAAAACAAAACCTGAGCATCATGCTTGATATCATCCATCCAACGGATAAACTTTTCCTCACGCACTTTACTCTGTTTGGGGTCGGGGGCGCCAAAATGCTGATCGGAAGCAAAGTATACTTTTTTGCCAGGTTCTAAATTGAGGGTCGTCTTTAACACCGTTGTGAGTTTTTATTATGTATATTACTGATTATCTTCTGCCAACCACTCTCCGTAAGAGTTTTCCGTTTCGTGAAGTTTAAGATAAGCCAAAGAAATTCCTTCGGGAAGTTTTGACTTTATCTTAGCTGCAATGGCGTACAGCATATTCTCACAGGTAGGCTGAAAAGTACAGTAAATCACTTTATGCCCCTGATCTTCCAGGCTTTCGCCCAGCTGTTTATGGGGAGACAGTCCGTTAATTAAAACTGCATGATCCCATACATCCACAATCTCAGATTTTACGATACTTTTGATATCTCCAAAATCGACCACCATCCCATTCTTGGGATTTTCCAAATCATTGACAGGTTTTCCTTTCACTGTTACGAACAGCTTATAAGAATGTCCATGCATATTTTTACATTTTCCATCATAATTATACAGCACATGTGCCGTTTCGAATGTAAAAATTTTTGTAATACGTATCATATGGCAAAGATAAGGAATTGGTTTGAGTTTCAGTTTTGTCAGGTAACGGTAAAATCAGATTACCCATTCTTTCAGAATAATTTAATATAATTTAACGTTGCGCTAAGGCAATTCATACTGATGTGCAGGAAAGCTCCGGAAGACCGGAAATTGCGTTATCCACATATTACAGATCCAGCTTATCGAGCCAGTCACTTCCCAATCTCTTCACTCTTTTCGTTTCTTTATCTATAAACACCCACAGCGTCAGAGAATCCACAACCAACTGCCCATTGCAGTAAAACTCCACTTTTCTTGGCTGCCGGATTCCTTCCGGAGATTGCGGATAGGTTTTTATTTTGATTACATCACCCAGATACACCTGTTTTTTATACTGGATATGATGATCCAGAAGCATCCAGATATCATCAGGAAAATCGGTTTTGTGCTTCACAAAATCCCAGTGCTCACCTGCAATTTCTTCTACCCAGTGAACATACTGAACATTGTTCACATGATTATTTGCGTCTATATGCTGTTCTGTAACCTGTATTTCTTTTTCAAAAACAAGACTCATTTTCTTCAAATATATATACTCAAAATTAAAACTTAAAAATCAAAACCCATTCAAAACAGAGAACTTTTTAAACTGTTGAGACGTATATTATCTTCTGATGACATGTTTTATCTTAACTCCAAATTTTCTATCTTCGTATCATACAGCACACAAATGATCCTAGATATTTTATTTCCGAACCGCTGCCTCGGGTGTAACCGAATTATCGACAGCCAATTCATGGTCTGCAATCTCTGTCTTCAGCATATCCATTTTACACACGACCATTACCCGGGTGAAAATTTTATAAAAGAGAAATGTAAATTACGGTTTCCCGTTGAAAATGCTTTCGCACTGATGCAGTTTTCGAAAGAAAATCTGAGTCAGAAAATCATCCATGAACTGAAATATAAAAGGAGGGAAAAAATTGGAAGAATTCTGGCCGACTGGACTACGGAACGACTGGACTTTGAGGATAAAAAACCGGATCTGCTGGTAAGTGTTCCGCTACACCCGAAAAAATTAAATAAGCGGGGATATAATCAATTGCATCTGTTTACTGAGACCTTATCCCGGTTTTATGACATTCCTTTTGACCATGAGTTACTTAAAAGAAATCATTACGCGCAGGCGCAGGCTTTAAAAGATAAGCAACACCGTCTTGAAACAGGCAACCTGTTTTCTATGACAAGGCCTATTTCCGGACATCATATTTTGCTGATTGATGATGTTTTTACCACAGGAAACACGCTGGCTTCCATCGCGTGGGAAATTTTGAAATCGGGCAGCAATACGGTAAGTGTTCTGGTGATGGCGGTTGATGAATAACCTTGTTAAGCATTATATTGAGTGGACTGACCCTTGAATGCAAAAATAGCCCTACTTATGACGCCGACATCGGACGGGTTAAAGCAAGGCCGTTAATATGGTTGAATCCCGGAAAGATTTTGATCTTTGTATGAATTAATTATCTCTGAAGCTTTTCTCCGTAGCTTAAATCTCCTGCATCGCCTAATCCCGGGGTGATATACCCTTTTGAGGTCAACTGCTCATCAATGACTCCTACCCAGATTTTTGCATCCGGATAGGCCTTTTCTATGGTTTCAACCCCTTGTTTTGAGGCTATGGCAGCAACGATGTGAAGTTGCGTAGGCTTTCCGTTGGTTAATAAATCTTTGATGGCTTCAATGAGGGAAGCCCCTGTTGCCAACATCGGATCTGCGACGATCAACGGTCTTCCGTCGATATTCGGACATGTCAGATAATCCTGCTTGATCGAAAAGTAATCATTGGCATCATGTTTTCGGTAGGCGGCCACAAAACCACAGTCTGCCCTGTCCAAATAATTTAAAATTCCCTGAAACAAAGGCACTCCGGCTCTGAGAATGGTTGTAATTACCGGCTGAACGGCAATTTCCTTTGCTGTAATCTTATCTAAAGGCGTCTGGATTTCAATTTCTTTCTGCTCCAGTCCTTTACTGATTTCAAAAGCCGCAATTTCCCCGATTCTTTCCATATTTCTACGAAACCTCATCCGGTCATGCTGGATTTCAACATTTCTCAGTTCGTTGATCCAGGTATTAATCAGTGAAAACTGTTCTGATAAAACGATCGTATTCATTCTTTTGCTACGCTTTTTTTTCCATTAATAAA encodes:
- the aqpZ gene encoding aquaporin Z; this encodes MKKLFAEFFGTFWLVFGGCGSAIFASQIAPSSGGQLGILLVGVALAFGLTVLTMAYAVGHISGGHFNPAVSFGLLAGGRFTAKDLIPYIAAQCLGAVASAGALYMILSGSGTPDFSAPGAFASNFYGDAVYFGKSYSMQAAFLAEFLLTAFFLIIIMGATDRFAEGKFAGIAIGLALTLIHLISIPITNTSVNPARSLSQAVFAGEHAMSQLWLFWAAPILGAVFGGLTYRLLLQTHTAVPAGE
- a CDS encoding LuxE/PaaK family acyltransferase — encoded protein: MKSIFNIRTEQEFIEACLETFRFQYENIEVYRKFVDFLKINPADIHEVSKIPFLPIEMFKNHQVLDKNVTTDLFFQSSGTTQMNLSKHFIADEKIYQESIYKSFDCFIGKPEDFIFLGLLPSYLEKQNSSLIYMVDYLMKKSSRPENGYFLYNHSDLLELLNTLGDKKIILFGVSFALLDFLDFCDAERKDDVLKFSDHLIVIETGGMKGRKEEMTKDELLKTLQEGFKTDKIYSEYSMTELLSQAYSLGNNEYQCPGWMKILIRNAEDPFNYETEGRTGAINIIDLANIHSCSFIATQDLGKIVGDKFQVLGRIDHSDIRGCSLLVS
- a CDS encoding UDP-2,3-diacylglucosamine diphosphatase translates to MLKTTLNLEPGKKVYFASDQHFGAPDPKQSKVREEKFIRWMDDIKHDAQVLFLMGDLFDFWHEWKHVIPKGYVRVLGKIAELKDRGIHIYFFVGNHDLWMKDYLEEEIGCTVFYKKQYFEMGGKQFLLAHGDGLGPGDKGYKRMKKVFTNPVAQWFFKWLHPDIAMKIALYMSQKNKMISGDEDKEFLGEDKEFLIIYSREKLKTQKIDYFIYGHRHLPMVLDLDNKAKYINLGDWISYFTYGVFEKDFELKTFDETTKKSYPLKEVTFE
- a CDS encoding 6-pyruvoyl trahydropterin synthase family protein, with translation MIRITKIFTFETAHVLYNYDGKCKNMHGHSYKLFVTVKGKPVNDLENPKNGMVVDFGDIKSIVKSEIVDVWDHAVLINGLSPHKQLGESLEDQGHKVIYCTFQPTCENMLYAIAAKIKSKLPEGISLAYLKLHETENSYGEWLAEDNQ
- a CDS encoding acyl-CoA thioesterase — its product is MSLVFEKEIQVTEQHIDANNHVNNVQYVHWVEEIAGEHWDFVKHKTDFPDDIWMLLDHHIQYKKQVYLGDVIKIKTYPQSPEGIRQPRKVEFYCNGQLVVDSLTLWVFIDKETKRVKRLGSDWLDKLDL
- a CDS encoding ComF family protein, translated to MILDILFPNRCLGCNRIIDSQFMVCNLCLQHIHFTHDHYPGENFIKEKCKLRFPVENAFALMQFSKENLSQKIIHELKYKRREKIGRILADWTTERLDFEDKKPDLLVSVPLHPKKLNKRGYNQLHLFTETLSRFYDIPFDHELLKRNHYAQAQALKDKQHRLETGNLFSMTRPISGHHILLIDDVFTTGNTLASIAWEILKSGSNTVSVLVMAVDE
- the upp gene encoding uracil phosphoribosyltransferase — protein: MNTIVLSEQFSLINTWINELRNVEIQHDRMRFRRNMERIGEIAAFEISKGLEQKEIEIQTPLDKITAKEIAVQPVITTILRAGVPLFQGILNYLDRADCGFVAAYRKHDANDYFSIKQDYLTCPNIDGRPLIVADPMLATGASLIEAIKDLLTNGKPTQLHIVAAIASKQGVETIEKAYPDAKIWVGVIDEQLTSKGYITPGLGDAGDLSYGEKLQR